One part of the Melospiza melodia melodia isolate bMelMel2 chromosome 3, bMelMel2.pri, whole genome shotgun sequence genome encodes these proteins:
- the USP45 gene encoding ubiquitin carboxyl-terminal hydrolase 45 isoform X4, with product MKKLEEKSKISTVKEPFIDLSLPIIEERVAKPVPLGRTGKSKSVQEADLGQYNCSSISSLNNQPKIVKKHTLTKDKNQLNHERRLARKASSKEEERSPVILQEKAKKLELEGGSGVLFSKEPCAEAAVNGSQTEGSEKEASRSESSFDADSEASESESASKQTALGPPSSVPGGHGNPLNPKTPHKPSDSTEEMISSSISKLSFCEPVNEDKKSSCGDPALGLSNNSMFSVGKSSLSQNPQNAFQTLSQSYITSSKECSVQSCLYQFTSVELLMGNNKLLCESCTERKQKYQKKTNSTEKKMEGVYTNARKQLLISSVPAILILHLKRFHQAGLSLRKVNRHVDFPLILDLAPFCAASCKNVMDGARVLYSLYGIVEHSGSMRGGHYAAYVKVRTSSKKLLEHISATKSVLGLKEAMGASGGQWVYVSDAHVQMVPESRVLNAQAYLLFYERLLL from the exons ATTTCAACAGTAAAAGAACCTTTCATTGATCTTTCACTTCCTATAATAGAGGAGAGG GTTGCAAAACCTGTGCCCTTGGGAAGAACAGGTAAAAGTAAAAGTGTACAGGAGGCAGATCTTGGTCAGTATAATTGTTCTTCTATCAGTTCTCTGAATAATCAACCCAAAATTGTCAAGAAACACACTTTAACAAAAGATAAG AATCAATTGAACCATGAGAGACGGCTTGCCAGAAAAGCTTCctcaaaggaagaagaaagaagcccTGTTATCCTGCAGGAAAAAGCCAAAAAGCTGGAGCTGGAGGGTGGCTCTGGTGTCCTGTTCTCCAAGGAGCCCTGTGCAGAGGCGGCTGTCAATGGCAGCCAGACGGAGGGCAGTGAGAAGGAAGCCAGCCGCTCCGAGAGCAGCTTTGATGCCGACAGTGAGGCCTCAGAAAGCGAAAGTGCTTCCAAGCAAACAGCTCTGGGCCCCCCCAGCAGTGTGCCTGGTGGGCATGGGAACCCCTTGAACCCTAAAACGCCGCACAAGCCGAGTGACAGCACCGAAGAGATGATTTCCAGTTCCATATCCAAGCTTAGCTTCTGTGAGCCTGTAAATGAAGACAAAAAATCAAGTTGTGGAGATCCAGCATTGGGTTTATCAAATAATTCCATGTTCTCAGTAGGCAAATCCTCactttcccaaaaccctcaaaaTGCTTTCCAGACACTTTCCCAAAGCTACATAACCAGCTCAAAGGAATGTTCTGTTCAGTCCTGCCTTTACCAGTTCACCTCTGTAGAGCTCTTGATGGGGAACAACAAGCTTTTATGTGAGAGCTGCACAGAAAGGAAGCAGAAGTATCAGAAGAAAACCAACTCCACAG AAAAGAAGATGGAAGGTGTCTACACAAATGCTCGGAAACAGCTGCTGATTTCTTCAGTTCCTGCTATTCTTATTCTCCACCTGAAAAGATTCCACCAG gctGGTTTGAGTCTACGGAAAGTAAACAGGCACGTGGATTTCCCATTGATTTTAGACTTAGCACCATTTTGTGCTGCATCTTGCAAG AACGTTATGGATGGTGCAAGAGTGCTGTACAGTCTGTATGGAATAGTGGAGCACAGTGGCTCCATGAGAGGGGGTCATTATGCTGCATATGTGAAAGTCAGGACATCCTCCAAGAAACTGCTGGAGCACATTTCTGCCACTAAATCTGTTCTGG GTTTGAAAGAAGCCATGGGAGCGTCAGGAGGACAGTGGGTGTATGTTAGTGATGCCCATGTTCAGATGGTTCCAGAATCAAGAGTACTAAATGCACAAGCATATCTACTTTTTTATGAAAGATTATTACTATAA